One genomic segment of Bacteroidota bacterium includes these proteins:
- the creD gene encoding cell envelope integrity protein CreD has translation MERPSVFERLNNWAKRSVTLKLISIGVLILILLIPTSMLTSLIYERQSLRDSAIDEVSSKWGNAQTFGGPVLSIPYTTIIKDDKGQSETVIRYAHFLPDQIKITGTVTPEKRYRGIYVVVLYSTKLHVTGKFSSPDIKALNIPESSCLFNDASISLGIPDMKGINEAITFRMNDTSYSFNPGLPTHDIFTSGASFGFELLKQGTYAFDFDVNLNGSTSLSFLPFGKETTVSLHSNWDSPKFEGAFLPDTREVSTQGFTADWKVLQLNRNYPQQGLGSFISPVTNEYQTPSDYSSASFGVRLLLPIDEYQKAMRSVKYCIIFIIITFLTFFFVEVLNKKRIHPIQYLLVGFAVCLFYVLLLSISEHLKFDSAYLIGCISILALITFYAKNVFKNNKLTVIFSALLALLYGFFYSLMQLEDYSLLLGSSGLFIILATIMYLTRKVDWYGISSGSEPEG, from the coding sequence ATGGAAAGACCTTCTGTTTTTGAGCGCTTGAACAATTGGGCCAAAAGATCGGTAACACTTAAACTTATTTCAATAGGGGTTCTTATTTTAATTCTACTCATCCCTACTTCTATGCTTACTTCGTTAATCTATGAGCGGCAAAGTTTACGCGATAGTGCAATTGATGAGGTCAGCTCCAAGTGGGGCAATGCTCAAACCTTTGGAGGTCCGGTACTTTCCATTCCCTACACTACAATTATTAAAGATGATAAAGGCCAGTCTGAAACCGTGATCCGTTATGCCCATTTTTTACCTGACCAGATAAAAATTACCGGTACAGTAACCCCTGAAAAACGTTACCGTGGAATATATGTTGTGGTATTGTATTCGACCAAACTGCATGTCACAGGAAAATTCAGTTCCCCCGATATTAAAGCACTGAATATACCGGAAAGCAGCTGCCTGTTCAATGACGCGTCAATATCCCTTGGCATTCCTGATATGAAAGGGATCAATGAAGCCATTACCTTCAGAATGAATGACACTTCTTATTCATTTAATCCCGGGCTACCGACACATGACATCTTTACATCCGGAGCGAGTTTCGGATTCGAACTTCTAAAACAGGGAACGTATGCTTTCGACTTCGATGTTAACCTGAACGGAAGCACTTCACTGAGCTTTCTGCCATTCGGAAAAGAAACAACCGTTTCATTACATTCAAACTGGGACAGCCCAAAGTTTGAAGGCGCGTTTCTGCCCGATACACGGGAAGTAAGCACACAGGGGTTTACAGCTGATTGGAAAGTTCTGCAGCTTAACCGCAATTATCCGCAGCAGGGCTTAGGCTCTTTCATTTCTCCTGTTACAAATGAATATCAAACCCCTTCCGATTATTCTTCGGCCTCATTCGGGGTCAGGCTGTTATTGCCTATTGATGAATACCAAAAGGCCATGCGTTCGGTAAAATATTGTATCATATTCATTATTATAACTTTCCTTACGTTCTTTTTTGTAGAGGTATTAAACAAAAAGCGCATCCACCCGATCCAGTATTTATTAGTAGGTTTCGCTGTCTGTTTATTCTATGTGTTGTTACTTTCCATTTCCGAACATTTGAAATTTGATTCCGCTTATCTAATAGGATGCATAAGCATTCTCGCACTGATCACTTTTTACGCTAAAAATGTCTTCAAAAACAACAAACTTACGGTTATATTCAGCGCTTTGCTCGCTTTGCTTTATGGGTTCTTTTACTCTTTAATGCAACTGGAAGATTATTCCCTTTTACTCGGAAGCTCAGGGTTATTTATAATTCTTGCCACAATCATGTACCTGACCCGTAAGGTTGATTGGTATGGAATAAGTTCGGGATCAGAACCGGAAGGCTAA